In the genome of Tachysurus vachellii isolate PV-2020 chromosome 9, HZAU_Pvac_v1, whole genome shotgun sequence, one region contains:
- the LOC132851444 gene encoding semaphorin-7A-like, with amino-acid sequence MAFRETNTLLLALIWMTVFRVSLGSHHFTPRIKVNRENGAFFTLSTSNGQVIGNLTLIQDSHRVNIYAGGPQGLFMFDPRIKHPTLKEVKLPIFEPECLNNPTNCEYEISMLKEGRNGNPLFLCGTTEHHTICCDVHLGLPTSEHKLVNCSSLRHPTHINEPSVHVDDSLYYTISDLDTGGLYRETRDEYIWPPARQIEQKHVKILANKGNGSLDGKVYSFYIEQNQNQNLDLPHWIPRVSQICMADLGGSRAILQFRWTSMLTARLFCGDEKKRLSYTELLDVAVLEATEWENTMIYALFKNTYNLRAVCVYKMSDIIHVFTSNKFTAEKETFSSPLPGECVPNSPLLPTNILKFMESLPELKKWIKPVRDPVVFENNYHYTHLQVDTLVNRKSGHSHHVLFMSLDNGNVHKILEQEDEPFIIAEYKLFKSRTHISSMLLDRVTKKLFVSSSTEVVQIDLSNCSMYGKDCKSCVMARDPYCSWDSEECSADNRSLIQDVTHGSHTTCDNGFPKTNHKEVKTDVHESVPQYSKYYLKCPVESYHASYSWHHQGSRKDCVSTEHDCLLLIDSMSEKDEGDYQCIASENGYQKTVVHQKLQMNGASETRATRVALACLLFLISVIC; translated from the exons ATGGCATTCAGAGAAACAAACACTTTGCTCTTAGCATTAATTTGGATGACAGTTTTCAGAGTCTCACTTGGGAGTCATCACTTTACACCGCGGATCAAAGTGAacagagaaa ATGGAGCTTTTTTTACATTAAGCACATCAAATGGACAGGTGATTGGTAACCTGACGTTGATCCAGGATTCCCACAGAGTAAATATCTATGCCGGAGGACCTCAGGGCCTGTTCATGTTCGATCCAAGAATAAAACATCCAACGCTGAAGGAG GTGAAATTGCCCATATTTGAACCTGAATGCCTGAACAACCCTACT AATTGTGAATATGAAATCTCCATGCTGAAAGAGGGGAGGAATGGAAATCCACTGTTCCTGTGTGGGACCACAGAACATCACACAATCTGCTGTGATGTACATTTAGGACTTCCTACTTCAGAGCACAAGCTGGTGAACTGCTCCAGCTTGAGGCATCCAACACACATCAACGAGCCGTCTGTTCATGTTG ATGATTCTCTATATTACACGATCTCAGATCTGGACACAGGTGGCCTCTACAGAGAGACCAGAGATGAATACATCTGGCCGCCGGCAAGACAAATCG AGCAGAAGCATGTAAAAATCTTAGCAAATAAAGGGAATGGATCACTGGATGGAAAAGTCTACTCCTTCTACATAGAGCAAAACCAGAACCAGAACTTGGACCTGCCTCACTGGATACCTCGAGTTTCTCAGATCTGTATG GCGGATCTCGGTGGCAGTAGAGCAATACTGCAGTTCCGCTGGACCTCCATGCTGACCGCACGCCTGTTCTGTGGAGATGAGAAGAAGCGTCTCTCGTATACCGAGCTGCTGGACGTTGCTGTGCTGGAAGCTACGGAATGGGAAAACACCATGATTTACGCCCTCTTCAAAAATACCTA CAACTTGAGAGCCGTGTGCGTTTACAAAATGTCTGACATCATTCACGTCTTCACGAGCAACAAATTCACAGCTGAGAAGGAGACTTTTTCTTCACCTCTTCCCGGAGAG TGTGTACCAAACAGTCCTTTGTTACCGACAAACATTCTGAAGTTTATGGAAAGTCTTCCTGAGCTGAAGAAGTGGATTAAACCTGTACGAGACCCTGTGGTGTTCGAGAACAACTATCACTACACACACCTCCAGGTGGACACACTTGTGAACAGGAAGTCAGGACATAGCCATCATGTCCTCTTCATGAGTCTCG ACAATGGCAATGTACATAAAATCCTGGAGCAGGAGGACGAGCCCTTCATCATCGCCGAGTACAAGCTCTTTAAATCCAGGACACACATCTCCAGCATGCTGCTCGACAGAGTAACT AAAAAGCTCTTTGTGAGCTCTAGCACTGAGGTGGTCCAGATTGACCTGTCCAACTGCAGCATGTACGGGAAAGACTGTAAGTCGTGTGTCATGGCCCGGGACCCGTATTGCAGCTGGGACTCGGAGGAGTGTTCGGCTGATAATAG atcCTTAATACAAGATGTAACCCATGGAAGCCACACGACATGTGATAatg GTTTCCCCAAAACCAACCACAAAGAAGTCAAAACAGACGTCCATGAGAGCGTCCCTCAATACTCTAAATACTACCTTAAATGTCCAGTTGAATCCTATCATGCCTCATATTCATGGCACCACCAGGGCAGTAGGAAGGACTGCGTCTCAACGGAACATGACTGCCTTTTGCTGATCGACAGCATGAGCGAAAAGGACGAAGGCGATTATCAGTGCATCGCTTCAGAGAACGGCTACCAGAAGACGGTGGTCCATCAGAAGCTGCAGATGAACGGCGCCTCTGAGACCAGAGCGACTCGAGTAGCTTTAGCGTGCCTTCTGTTCCTGATCTCTGTGATCTGCTAG